From a single Bacillus gobiensis genomic region:
- the aldA gene encoding aldehyde dehydrogenase, with translation MKFHKLYMNGEYTDSDSTETIDVINPSTEETISRIYSGTKEDVDKAVQAAVEAQKKWEKTTSIERGKWVKQLGEKIAENRELFILALVEEQGKSYRLAEAEVDTAIDYFAYMSEWARRIEGEIVPSDRPNENILIYRKPIGVIGGIVPWNFPVFILARKVATALVTGCTIVLKPSQQTPNTAALFTKLVHEAGLPKGVYNYVTGKGSTIGKALASHPCIAMITMTGSVEAGVKVMEAAAQNITKVNLELGGKAPAIVTKHANLDLAVEKIKESRITNAGQACTNAERVYVHEDVKDEFIEKLTTAMKETSLGNPLQKKEAEMGPLISEERLKEVDGMVNEAVNSGALLQTGGNRLDESGFFYEPTLITNATHDMDIMKQEIFGPVLPIATFQTLDEAIDLANDSEYGLSSSIYTENVHEVMRAANELKYGETFVNRENFEAIQGYHAGMRKSGLGGADGKHGVEDFLATHVVYMEYNDNQQ, from the coding sequence ATGAAATTCCACAAGCTTTATATGAATGGAGAATATACCGATTCCGATTCTACAGAAACAATAGATGTGATCAACCCTTCCACTGAGGAAACGATATCCCGTATATACAGCGGCACAAAAGAAGACGTAGATAAAGCCGTTCAAGCGGCAGTTGAAGCACAAAAGAAATGGGAGAAAACGACCTCTATTGAAAGAGGCAAATGGGTGAAGCAGCTTGGTGAAAAAATCGCCGAGAATCGTGAACTTTTTATCCTAGCCCTGGTAGAAGAACAAGGGAAAAGTTATCGCTTGGCCGAGGCCGAGGTTGATACAGCAATTGATTATTTTGCCTACATGTCAGAATGGGCACGAAGAATCGAAGGAGAAATTGTTCCTAGCGACCGCCCGAACGAAAATATTTTGATTTATCGCAAGCCAATTGGAGTTATTGGAGGAATCGTACCTTGGAATTTTCCGGTTTTTATTCTCGCGCGAAAAGTCGCAACAGCACTCGTAACCGGCTGCACCATTGTTTTAAAACCGAGCCAGCAGACGCCTAATACAGCTGCTCTCTTTACAAAGCTCGTTCACGAAGCAGGACTTCCTAAAGGCGTATACAATTATGTGACAGGTAAAGGCTCTACGATAGGCAAAGCACTTGCTTCTCATCCTTGTATTGCTATGATTACGATGACAGGCAGTGTTGAAGCAGGAGTAAAAGTGATGGAAGCTGCTGCACAAAATATTACGAAAGTGAATTTAGAGCTTGGAGGAAAAGCACCGGCCATCGTGACAAAGCACGCCAATCTTGATCTTGCGGTTGAAAAAATCAAAGAATCCCGCATCACAAACGCAGGTCAAGCCTGCACAAACGCTGAGAGAGTATACGTCCACGAAGATGTCAAAGATGAGTTTATCGAAAAATTAACGACAGCCATGAAAGAGACTTCGCTCGGCAACCCTCTGCAAAAGAAAGAGGCAGAAATGGGCCCGCTTATAAGTGAGGAACGACTGAAAGAGGTCGACGGAATGGTAAATGAAGCTGTAAACAGCGGCGCTCTTCTGCAGACGGGTGGAAATAGGCTTGACGAATCAGGATTCTTTTATGAACCGACGCTAATAACAAACGCCACCCATGATATGGACATCATGAAACAAGAAATATTCGGTCCGGTTCTTCCTATTGCTACATTTCAAACGTTAGATGAAGCCATTGATTTGGCAAATGACTCAGAATACGGCCTGTCATCCTCTATTTATACCGAGAACGTACACGAAGTCATGCGTGCAGCAAACGAGCTCAAATATGGAGAAACCTTCGTTAACCGAGAAAACTTCGAAGCCATACAGGGGTATCACGCCGGCATGAGAAAATCAGGTCTCGGAGGAGCAGATGGGAAACACGGAGTGGAGGACTTCCTCGCCACTCATGTTGTTTATATGGAGTATAATGACAACCAACAATGA
- a CDS encoding organic hydroperoxide resistance protein — MAKIFTAKATAVGGRAGHIQSDDKVLDLDIVMPNEKKNGETGTNPEQLFAAGYAACFGGALQHVAKEKDVDIKAEVEGQVSLLKDDSDGGFKIGVTLIVKNPGIDEGKLKELVHDAHDFCPYSKATRGNIDVELEIQ; from the coding sequence ATGGCAAAAATATTTACTGCAAAGGCTACGGCGGTCGGAGGAAGAGCAGGTCATATTCAATCTGATGATAAGGTACTAGACCTGGACATCGTGATGCCTAATGAAAAAAAGAACGGAGAAACAGGCACCAACCCTGAGCAATTATTTGCTGCCGGCTATGCCGCATGCTTTGGCGGAGCACTACAGCATGTTGCGAAAGAGAAAGACGTGGATATAAAAGCTGAAGTTGAAGGGCAAGTCAGTCTTTTGAAAGATGATAGCGATGGCGGATTTAAAATTGGCGTTACTTTAATCGTTAAAAATCCTGGGATCGATGAAGGAAAGTTAAAAGAGCTCGTTCATGATGCCCACGATTTCTGTCCGTATTCCAAAGCAACGAGAGGGAATATCGATGTGGAGCTTGAAATACAATAA
- a CDS encoding nucleoside deaminase produces MTHELFLQRAIELAVSGVNSGKGGPFGAVIVKNGKIIAEGQNNVTSSNDPTAHAEVTAIREACKALGEYQLDDCILYTSSEPCPMCLGAIYWARPKKVYFAAKHEDAAHAGFDDSFIYDEIAKPHESRKIVFHELNLENKMAPFESWAQYENKKEY; encoded by the coding sequence ATGACACACGAATTATTTTTACAACGGGCAATTGAGCTGGCGGTATCAGGCGTAAATTCCGGAAAGGGCGGACCCTTCGGTGCTGTCATTGTTAAAAATGGAAAAATTATTGCTGAAGGGCAGAACAATGTCACAAGCAGCAACGATCCGACAGCCCACGCTGAGGTAACTGCTATTCGTGAAGCGTGTAAAGCCCTCGGTGAATACCAATTGGACGATTGTATACTCTATACTAGCAGTGAGCCTTGTCCTATGTGTCTTGGAGCAATATACTGGGCTCGTCCGAAAAAGGTTTATTTTGCCGCCAAGCATGAGGATGCTGCCCACGCCGGTTTTGATGACTCGTTTATTTATGATGAAATCGCTAAGCCGCATGAAAGCCGAAAAATTGTCTTTCATGAGCTGAATTTAGAAAACAAAATGGCGCCGTTTGAGTCTTGGGCTCAATACGAAAATAAAAAAGAATACTAA
- the metE gene encoding 5-methyltetrahydropteroyltriglutamate--homocysteine S-methyltransferase: MTTIKTSNLGFPRIGANREWKKSLEAFWRKDKDVNDFLQEMDTRLKINIGKQKELDLIPVSDFTFYDHVLDTAVMFNWIPKRFRHITDPLSLYFAMARGTDDAVSCEMTKWFNTNYHYIVPEYDEETEYKLTENKPLAAYRKVKEEFGIDSKPVVLGIYSFVTLAKGYNDEEKGQIYNKLLPLYIQLLKELEAEGVTWVQIDEPALVAADNADVQAVKSLYEQIKSELTSVKILLQTYFDSVDEYKELITYPVDGIGLDFVHDKGKNFDSLKTHGFPVDKVLAAGILDGRSIWKADLEERLDFIQSLAGELDIAEFWIQPSSSLLHLPVEKHPDEHLDEELLNGLSFATDKLSELNLLKKGLISGKTSIQEEIKQSQNDLNILRQYAETGNREEGTQKELFHRELPFEERLTLQQNSLKLPLLPTTTIGSFPQTTEVRKARLKWRKKEWSDQEYESFIKAEIKRWIDIQEEIGLDVLVHGEFERTDMVEFFGEKLSGFAFTKYAWVQSYGSRCVRPPIIYGDVAFTEEMTVKETVYAQSLTSKKVKGMLTGPVTILNWSFPRYDLPKKEIAFQIARALKKEVEALEKAGITIIQVDEPALREGLPLKESDWNEYLTWAAEAFRLSTSSVEPTTQIHTHMCYSHFEDIVDTINDLDADVITIEHSRSHGELVNYLKNEPYEKGLGLGVYDIHSPRVPSVQEMIDIIDDALTVCPTDRFWINPDCGLKTRQQKETVASLKNMVDAAKQARKTASVQV; the protein is encoded by the coding sequence GTGACGACAATTAAAACAAGCAATCTTGGATTCCCGCGCATTGGCGCAAACAGGGAATGGAAAAAATCTTTAGAAGCTTTTTGGAGAAAGGATAAGGATGTCAACGACTTTTTGCAGGAGATGGATACTCGATTAAAAATCAACATCGGCAAGCAAAAAGAACTAGATTTGATCCCAGTTTCAGACTTTACCTTTTATGACCATGTGCTGGATACTGCAGTAATGTTCAATTGGATTCCAAAACGGTTCCGTCATATTACGGATCCGCTAAGCCTCTATTTTGCAATGGCCAGAGGCACAGATGATGCCGTTTCCTGTGAAATGACGAAATGGTTTAACACCAATTATCATTATATCGTTCCAGAATATGATGAGGAAACTGAATATAAGCTTACAGAAAACAAGCCGCTTGCTGCCTATCGGAAAGTCAAAGAGGAATTTGGAATCGATTCAAAGCCGGTTGTTCTTGGAATCTATTCCTTTGTTACGCTTGCAAAAGGCTACAACGATGAAGAAAAGGGTCAAATTTACAACAAGCTACTCCCTCTTTATATCCAGCTTTTAAAAGAACTTGAAGCTGAAGGAGTCACTTGGGTGCAAATTGATGAGCCGGCGTTGGTTGCAGCAGACAATGCGGATGTACAAGCTGTAAAATCCTTGTATGAGCAAATTAAGTCAGAGCTTACAAGCGTTAAAATTTTATTGCAAACTTATTTCGACTCAGTTGATGAATACAAAGAATTGATCACGTATCCTGTTGATGGAATCGGTCTTGATTTTGTCCACGACAAAGGAAAGAATTTTGATTCTTTAAAAACGCATGGATTCCCTGTTGATAAAGTGCTTGCAGCAGGTATATTGGACGGGCGCAGCATCTGGAAAGCAGACCTCGAAGAACGGCTTGATTTCATCCAATCATTAGCAGGAGAATTGGACATTGCAGAGTTTTGGATCCAGCCTTCCTCCAGCCTATTGCACTTGCCGGTGGAAAAGCATCCGGATGAGCATCTTGATGAGGAACTGCTAAACGGGCTCTCCTTTGCAACAGACAAGCTTAGTGAGCTTAACCTATTGAAAAAGGGACTGATTTCAGGAAAAACTTCGATCCAAGAGGAAATCAAACAGTCTCAGAACGATTTAAACATCTTAAGGCAATACGCAGAAACAGGAAATCGCGAAGAAGGAACTCAGAAAGAACTTTTCCATAGAGAGCTTCCGTTCGAAGAGCGATTAACCCTTCAGCAAAACTCTCTGAAGCTTCCACTCTTGCCAACGACGACAATCGGCAGCTTTCCGCAGACGACTGAGGTCCGTAAAGCAAGATTGAAATGGCGGAAAAAAGAATGGAGCGATCAAGAGTATGAGAGCTTTATAAAAGCAGAAATAAAAAGATGGATTGACATCCAAGAGGAAATTGGGCTGGATGTTCTCGTTCACGGAGAATTTGAACGGACAGACATGGTTGAATTCTTCGGAGAAAAGCTTTCAGGATTTGCTTTCACCAAGTATGCATGGGTTCAATCATATGGTTCAAGATGTGTGCGTCCGCCGATTATCTATGGAGACGTTGCCTTCACAGAAGAAATGACTGTAAAAGAAACAGTATATGCCCAATCCCTGACTTCTAAAAAAGTAAAAGGAATGTTGACGGGACCTGTAACCATTCTTAACTGGTCTTTCCCGAGATACGATTTGCCGAAAAAAGAAATTGCTTTCCAAATCGCACGGGCATTGAAAAAGGAAGTCGAAGCTCTCGAGAAAGCCGGTATTACAATTATTCAAGTGGATGAGCCGGCCTTGCGTGAAGGCTTGCCTTTAAAAGAATCAGATTGGAATGAGTATTTAACTTGGGCAGCTGAAGCATTTAGATTGTCTACCTCAAGTGTGGAACCGACAACACAAATCCATACGCATATGTGCTACAGCCACTTCGAAGACATCGTTGATACGATTAATGACTTGGATGCAGACGTCATAACGATTGAGCATAGCAGAAGCCACGGCGAGCTAGTTAATTATCTGAAAAATGAGCCGTATGAAAAAGGACTTGGACTTGGCGTATATGATATACACAGTCCGAGGGTGCCGTCTGTACAGGAAATGATTGATATTATCGATGATGCCTTAACCGTATGTCCTACCGACCGTTTTTGGATCAATCCTGATTGCGGCTTAAAAACAAGGCAGCAAAAAGAAACGGTTGCTTCGTTGAAAAACATGGTTGACGCAGCAAAACAAGCAAGGAAAACAGCATCTGTTCAAGTATAA
- a CDS encoding S8 family peptidase, protein MQKVMRLVPYVMNKALPEANETPEGIRLIKAPEIWAKGFKGKDIKVAVLDTGCDITHPDLKDQIIGTKNFTDDDEGAPELVNDYNGHGTHVAGTIAANDKNGGISGVAPEAGLLIVKVLSGENGSGAYEWIINGINYAVDQKVDIISMSLGGPEDVPELHEAITRAVQNGVLVVCAAGNEGDGDTATEEFSYPAAYNEVIAVGSVTLTRDSSEFSNVNKEIDLVAPGEKIISTLPGEKYGELTGTSMAAPHASGSLAIIKQMEESLFDRDLSEPEVYGQLIRRTLPLDEYPKTLVGNGILYLTAPEVLAEKASNEKILSAY, encoded by the coding sequence ATGCAAAAAGTCATGCGTTTAGTGCCCTATGTGATGAACAAAGCACTTCCGGAAGCAAATGAAACTCCAGAAGGTATCCGTCTCATTAAAGCTCCGGAAATTTGGGCTAAAGGCTTTAAGGGAAAAGATATTAAAGTCGCTGTGCTCGATACAGGCTGTGATATTACCCATCCCGATTTAAAGGATCAGATCATCGGAACGAAAAATTTCACTGATGATGATGAAGGCGCCCCCGAATTGGTGAACGATTATAATGGGCACGGAACCCACGTTGCAGGTACGATTGCCGCAAATGACAAAAATGGCGGAATCTCCGGAGTTGCTCCTGAAGCCGGTCTTCTTATCGTTAAAGTATTATCTGGCGAGAACGGGAGCGGAGCATATGAATGGATCATAAACGGCATAAATTACGCAGTCGACCAGAAAGTTGATATTATCAGCATGTCACTTGGCGGTCCTGAGGATGTGCCCGAGCTGCACGAAGCCATTACCCGCGCTGTCCAAAACGGGGTCCTTGTTGTCTGCGCCGCGGGAAATGAGGGAGATGGAGATACGGCTACTGAAGAATTTTCTTATCCTGCAGCCTACAATGAAGTCATTGCTGTAGGGTCTGTGACATTGACACGAGATTCTTCGGAATTTTCCAATGTAAATAAAGAAATCGATTTAGTTGCTCCAGGTGAAAAAATTATTTCTACATTACCTGGTGAAAAATACGGTGAACTTACAGGAACCTCAATGGCTGCACCTCACGCCAGCGGCTCTCTTGCAATCATTAAACAAATGGAGGAATCCTTGTTCGACCGTGATCTGTCTGAGCCGGAGGTTTATGGACAATTAATTCGCCGCACTTTACCTTTAGACGAATATCCGAAGACGCTGGTAGGAAACGGAATCCTTTACTTAACAGCGCCTGAAGTGCTTGCAGAAAAAGCGAGTAACGAAAAAATACTATCGGCTTATTAA
- the mgtE gene encoding magnesium transporter: protein MVNNMTLNELIVKIVLVLRDSKRKEFRAIIDELQPYDVASLFKELPEKHRARFLSFLNIDDITNMIGELEHEFQIAALKKVGREKTVHIMNKMDNDDLASLFEEMDSELKYQFLSNLEKEELQAVQQLMNYPPETAGRIMTNRFVWIPEHYSVKDAVDKLKSLAEIAESINYLYVINDKKQLVGVLSYRDLILGDPEEKVKDLMFTRVIATEALQDQEEVARLIERYNFLAIPVVEENHVLVGIVTVDDIIDVVIQEADEDYEKFAASGKAIDFDTKAYIAAYRRLPWLILLLFIGLISGSILNFFESTLQQVVALTFFMPMIAGMTGNTGTQSLAVVIRGLSKEDLNKKVISKLIFRELKVGLMIGAVCALLITGIAVIWQGELLLGFVVGLSLLLTLIIGTMAGTIVPIVLQYMNVDPAIASGPLITTLNDILSLLIYFGIATAFITKLM from the coding sequence ATGGTTAACAATATGACACTCAATGAATTAATCGTAAAAATTGTCCTTGTTTTGAGGGATAGCAAAAGAAAAGAGTTTCGGGCCATTATCGATGAGCTTCAGCCATATGATGTTGCCAGTTTGTTTAAGGAGCTGCCTGAAAAACATCGCGCCAGATTTCTCTCCTTTCTAAACATTGATGATATTACAAATATGATTGGTGAATTGGAACATGAATTTCAAATCGCTGCTTTGAAAAAAGTGGGACGAGAAAAAACGGTTCATATTATGAATAAAATGGATAACGACGATCTTGCCAGTCTCTTTGAAGAAATGGACAGCGAGCTGAAATATCAATTTTTATCCAATTTGGAAAAAGAAGAGCTTCAAGCAGTTCAGCAATTAATGAACTATCCACCTGAAACGGCTGGAAGAATCATGACGAACCGGTTTGTATGGATTCCTGAGCATTATTCCGTCAAGGATGCGGTCGATAAGCTGAAAAGCCTTGCTGAAATTGCTGAATCCATCAACTATCTTTACGTAATTAATGACAAAAAGCAGCTGGTTGGCGTTTTATCCTACAGAGATTTGATCTTAGGGGATCCAGAGGAAAAAGTAAAAGATTTAATGTTTACCCGGGTGATAGCTACTGAGGCTCTTCAGGATCAGGAAGAGGTAGCTAGGCTGATAGAACGTTACAACTTTTTGGCAATACCCGTAGTTGAAGAGAATCATGTTTTAGTAGGAATTGTTACAGTCGATGACATAATAGATGTCGTGATTCAAGAAGCAGATGAGGATTATGAAAAATTTGCAGCTTCCGGGAAAGCAATAGATTTTGATACGAAAGCTTACATTGCAGCTTATCGCCGGCTTCCCTGGCTGATCCTGTTATTATTTATCGGCCTTATTTCAGGAAGCATATTGAATTTTTTTGAAAGTACCTTGCAGCAGGTAGTCGCACTGACTTTTTTTATGCCGATGATCGCAGGCATGACAGGCAATACAGGGACGCAATCATTGGCGGTTGTGATCCGCGGTCTTTCAAAGGAAGACTTAAATAAAAAAGTGATAAGCAAGCTTATTTTCCGTGAGTTAAAAGTCGGATTAATGATCGGGGCAGTTTGCGCCCTTTTAATTACTGGAATTGCAGTTATCTGGCAGGGGGAACTATTGCTGGGCTTTGTCGTTGGTTTATCTCTTCTGCTTACGCTAATAATCGGGACAATGGCAGGTACAATTGTGCCCATTGTATTGCAGTATATGAATGTAGATCCCGCGATTGCTTCAGGACCGCTAATAACTACGTTAAATGATATCCTTTCCCTGCTCATCTATTTTGGAATTGCGACAGCTTTTATTACGAAACTCATGTGA
- a CDS encoding MerR family transcriptional regulator, with the protein MTIEDKSYKEKKVISIGIVSELTGLSVRQIRYYEERKLISPQRSTRGTRKYSFSDVEKLMEIANKREDGVQTAEILKDMRRREQALKGDNQLRNKMLEGQLNAHFKYRNR; encoded by the coding sequence ATGACCATTGAAGATAAATCATATAAAGAAAAAAAAGTAATATCCATAGGAATTGTCAGTGAGCTGACGGGATTATCCGTACGGCAAATCAGATATTATGAGGAAAGAAAGCTCATATCTCCTCAACGTTCAACACGAGGCACGAGAAAATATTCCTTTTCCGATGTCGAAAAGCTTATGGAGATTGCCAACAAAAGAGAAGATGGGGTTCAAACTGCAGAAATTCTGAAAGATATGCGAAGAAGAGAGCAAGCGTTAAAAGGCGATAACCAGTTAAGAAATAAGATGCTGGAGGGCCAATTAAATGCGCACTTTAAATATAGAAACCGCTAA
- a CDS encoding Fur-regulated basic protein FbpA: MSHQLKMALEDQRNYYSQKLLAIGVYNKEVLNRMTVSELKDEYNYFYHKITYKKPKFPQ; this comes from the coding sequence ATGAGTCACCAATTAAAAATGGCTTTGGAGGATCAAAGAAATTATTATTCTCAAAAGCTCCTCGCGATCGGAGTTTATAATAAAGAGGTATTAAATCGAATGACCGTTTCTGAATTAAAAGATGAATATAACTATTTTTATCATAAAATCACATATAAAAAACCAAAGTTCCCACAGTAA
- a CDS encoding MarR family winged helix-turn-helix transcriptional regulator, with product MMRLTFTDQEIEKSMALYKVFAKAFKSVSEHSIRDSKEHGFNPTEFAVLELLYTRGPQKLQQIGSRLLLVSGNVTYVIDKLERNGFIVREQDQKDKRSVYANLTEKGRTYLDEIYPIHSLRIARAFSGLTQEEQEQLIILLKKAGIHSQHLLFR from the coding sequence ATGATGAGACTAACCTTTACTGACCAAGAAATTGAAAAATCAATGGCGTTGTATAAGGTATTTGCGAAAGCGTTTAAAAGTGTTTCCGAGCACAGTATCAGGGATAGTAAAGAGCACGGGTTTAATCCTACGGAATTTGCCGTTCTGGAGCTGTTGTATACGAGAGGTCCCCAGAAGCTGCAGCAAATTGGGTCCAGGCTGCTATTGGTGAGCGGAAACGTGACGTACGTCATTGATAAGCTTGAAAGAAATGGTTTTATCGTTAGGGAACAGGATCAAAAAGACAAAAGATCCGTATATGCAAACTTAACAGAAAAAGGAAGGACCTATCTTGATGAAATTTACCCGATTCATTCCTTAAGAATTGCCCGCGCTTTTTCCGGGCTGACACAGGAGGAACAGGAGCAATTGATCATTTTGCTGAAAAAAGCAGGAATTCACAGCCAGCATCTTTTGTTCAGATAA
- a CDS encoding DNA ligase D, which translates to MQPTLIDTVPTGESWQYEVKYDGFRALFYLSREKISLTSRNGRSLDLYFPELLLFASEIINSFDDSLPVMLDGEITALENPNKSNFEYVQQRGRMKNSEMINSAADRRPVVFLAFDLLRLGEEDLSSSPLKMRKQKLKEWGKQHKLPVEPSIDDKKAIQLIPPFENKELIWDHVILNDGEGIVAKKKNSEWKKGKTTDWMKIKNYKTADVFIKSYNPANHYIDVAVIDDHGNSLTVAQLYHGLSADERNAILTIMKQNGTLTGSGTYMIHPSICLTVKYLSYTNGVLREPSFLSFQLKKSYEECTIQQLILSTKSLHPSVKFTNLDKPIFPKKSLNKSDYLTYLMQISDVFLPFLKDRALTVIRYPHGPAGESFYQKNKPEYTPDFIHTAPSNSHDYILCQDYSSLLWLGNQLALEFHVPFQTIDTNNPVEIVFDLDPPSANDFELAIECAIELNRFLLSLGIHSFPKLSGNKGLQLYIPISKDSFSYEETRKFTAFTADYCIASFPHLFTTERLIKNRQNLLYLDYLQHAYGKTIIAPYSPRGNEDGTVALPLYWDEVNSKLSPKDFTMEKTIIRLKNKGCPFGQMRQQPQDQPIAVVLEHLNRS; encoded by the coding sequence ATGCAGCCTACTTTGATAGATACTGTCCCAACCGGGGAGAGCTGGCAATATGAAGTGAAATATGATGGATTTCGCGCCTTGTTCTATCTTTCTCGAGAAAAAATATCCCTGACAAGCAGGAACGGGCGATCATTAGATCTATACTTCCCTGAGCTTCTCTTGTTTGCGTCAGAGATCATCAATTCGTTTGACGATTCGCTTCCAGTTATGCTTGATGGCGAAATTACAGCTTTGGAAAATCCCAATAAATCCAATTTTGAATATGTTCAGCAACGTGGAAGAATGAAAAATTCCGAAATGATAAATTCCGCAGCTGACCGACGTCCAGTCGTTTTTTTGGCGTTCGATCTTTTACGTCTAGGAGAAGAAGACCTTTCTTCTTCGCCGCTGAAAATGAGGAAACAAAAGCTGAAGGAATGGGGAAAGCAACATAAGCTTCCTGTAGAGCCATCAATTGATGACAAAAAAGCGATTCAATTAATTCCTCCCTTTGAAAATAAAGAGCTGATATGGGACCACGTCATATTGAATGATGGAGAAGGCATTGTTGCTAAAAAGAAAAACAGTGAGTGGAAAAAAGGCAAAACGACCGACTGGATGAAAATAAAAAACTATAAGACAGCTGATGTTTTTATCAAAAGTTACAATCCCGCTAATCATTATATAGACGTAGCTGTCATAGATGATCACGGAAACTCTCTAACAGTTGCGCAGCTATATCATGGATTGTCTGCAGATGAACGTAATGCAATATTGACGATCATGAAACAAAACGGCACTCTCACAGGGTCAGGAACTTATATGATTCATCCATCCATTTGCTTGACTGTAAAGTATTTGTCCTATACGAACGGCGTATTGCGTGAGCCATCCTTCCTTTCATTTCAGCTGAAAAAAAGCTATGAGGAATGTACAATACAACAGTTGATTCTATCAACAAAATCGTTGCATCCTTCTGTAAAATTTACAAATTTGGATAAACCGATTTTCCCGAAAAAATCACTAAATAAGTCGGACTATTTAACCTATCTTATGCAGATCAGTGACGTTTTCTTGCCTTTTTTAAAGGACCGGGCGTTAACGGTTATTCGTTATCCGCACGGACCAGCTGGCGAATCTTTTTATCAGAAAAACAAACCTGAATATACACCGGATTTTATACACACGGCTCCTTCTAATTCACATGACTATATTCTTTGCCAGGATTATTCTTCGCTTCTTTGGCTTGGAAATCAGCTTGCTTTGGAATTTCACGTGCCCTTTCAAACCATTGATACGAACAATCCTGTTGAAATCGTATTTGACTTGGATCCTCCGTCTGCAAACGATTTTGAATTGGCTATCGAATGCGCGATTGAACTGAACCGTTTTCTACTTTCTCTCGGAATTCATTCGTTTCCGAAGCTATCTGGAAACAAGGGACTTCAGCTTTACATCCCCATATCTAAGGATTCGTTTTCGTATGAGGAAACAAGAAAGTTTACAGCGTTTACGGCAGATTATTGCATAGCATCCTTTCCGCATTTATTCACTACTGAAAGATTAATTAAAAATCGGCAGAATCTATTGTATTTAGATTATTTGCAGCATGCATACGGGAAAACGATCATTGCCCCTTATTCCCCGAGAGGTAATGAAGATGGTACGGTCGCTCTCCCGCTGTATTGGGACGAAGTAAATTCAAAGCTATCCCCGAAGGATTTTACGATGGAAAAGACGATAATCCGCCTGAAAAATAAAGGCTGCCCTTTCGGACAGATGAGACAGCAGCCTCAGGATCAACCAATTGCCGTTGTATTAGAGCATTTGAACCGTTCGTAA
- the ku gene encoding non-homologous end joining protein Ku, with translation MHTMWKGSISFGLVNIPIKLFSATEDKDIKLRTLHTACRAPIKYEKVCTNCNQEVSPKEITKGYEYVKGKYAIFSEDELAELKEKNEEKAVEIVDFVKLEEIDPIYFNRSYYMGPGENGAKAYSLLREALRKTGKIGVAHITIRSKKQLAILRVLENSLLMETIHYPDEIRQADHVPAVPENIEINEKELQTAIKLIDELTIPFDPEQYEDTYRVAFLEKIKEKLQKEDPVSPTATPKEDVVDLVSALQASIERTKTGSTRPKKPVPLHQNAEKKKQKTTRKKATGAQ, from the coding sequence ATGCATACGATGTGGAAAGGATCGATCAGCTTCGGTTTAGTAAACATTCCGATAAAACTCTTTTCAGCAACGGAAGATAAGGATATAAAGCTCAGAACTCTTCATACTGCATGTCGTGCCCCTATTAAATACGAAAAAGTCTGTACAAATTGCAATCAAGAGGTCTCTCCGAAAGAAATTACAAAAGGGTATGAATACGTCAAAGGAAAATATGCGATTTTTTCAGAAGATGAGCTCGCTGAGTTAAAAGAAAAAAATGAAGAAAAAGCGGTAGAAATTGTTGATTTTGTCAAATTAGAAGAAATTGATCCGATCTATTTCAATCGATCCTATTACATGGGGCCGGGTGAAAACGGAGCTAAAGCATACAGCCTTCTGCGTGAAGCGCTACGGAAAACGGGAAAAATCGGAGTAGCCCATATTACCATACGTTCCAAAAAACAACTCGCAATATTAAGAGTGTTGGAAAATTCTCTTTTAATGGAAACCATTCATTATCCTGATGAAATCAGGCAAGCAGACCACGTCCCTGCCGTACCCGAAAATATTGAGATCAATGAAAAAGAGCTTCAAACGGCCATTAAGTTAATTGATGAATTGACGATTCCATTTGACCCTGAACAATATGAGGACACGTATCGTGTAGCGTTTTTGGAAAAAATCAAAGAAAAACTGCAAAAAGAAGATCCAGTCTCGCCTACTGCCACTCCGAAGGAAGATGTAGTTGACTTGGTCAGTGCCTTGCAAGCCAGCATAGAGCGTACAAAAACAGGTTCAACAAGACCGAAAAAACCTGTACCTCTTCATCAAAATGCCGAAAAGAAAAAACAAAAAACGACTCGAAAAAAAGCTACCGGAGCACAGTAA